A genomic segment from Diospyros lotus cultivar Yz01 chromosome 5, ASM1463336v1, whole genome shotgun sequence encodes:
- the LOC127802627 gene encoding hypothetical protein At1g04090-like: MVMPMASSDTTIIKTFFFLFAIFSLLGNYLNQSSPLDSSLKASKPLPVETIFKLPSPLPTWPPGEGFASGTIGLGGLEVCQISSFTKTWATHEGGPEDLGATFFEPASLPDGFSMLGSYAQPNNRPLFGWVLAARDLTAGALKQPVDYTLVWSSNSSKIKQDGNGYIWLPKPPDGYKAVGHLVTSSPEKPPLDKVRCVRSDFADVCETDGWIWGRDKFDVYGLQPSSRGIQAQGFSAGTFTAQTGSISCLKNAKGSSSSMPNLNQIRALIQAYSPWIYFHPDEQYLPSSVSWFLKNGALLYKKGEEFKPVSIDPLGSDLPLNGSSDGAYWLDLPADPAAKEQVKKGNLQDAGVYLHVKPMLGATFTDVAIWVFYPFNGAAKAKVKFINVSLGKIGEHVGDWEHVTLRVSNFDGELKSVYFSQHNGGMWLSASELEFQGGNKPVTYAALHSHAICPRTGVVVLGNGGVGVRMEAGRGNLVMDTAARFVAVGAEQLGSAVVEPPWLNYAGEWGPKISYDIAEETEKVEKLLPGLLKATLRKMISSLPAEVLGEQGPTGPKWKDNWIGDER; encoded by the exons ATGGTCATGCCAATGGCCTCTTCCGACACCACCATCATCAagaccttcttcttcctttttgccATCTTCTCTTTACTGGGTAATTACCTGAACCAATCTTCTCCACTTGATTCGTCTCTGAAAGCCAGCAAGCCCTTGCCAGTAGAAACCATCTTCAAGCTTCCTTCCCCACTCCCCACATGGCCACCAG GTGAAGGCTTTGCAAGTGGAACCATCGGTTTGGGCGGATTGGAGGTGTGCCAAATCTCATCTTTCACCAAAACTTGGGCAACCCATGAAGGCGGACCAGAAGACCTCGGCGCCACATTCTTCGAGCCAGCCTCTCTGCCCGATGGATTCTCCATGCTCGGATCCTACGCCCAACCCAACAACAGGCCGCTATTTGGATGGGTTCTGGCAGCAAGAGATCTCACAGCCGGAGCTCTGAAGCAGCCAGTCGACTATACTCTAGTTTGGAGCAGCAACTCTTCAAAGATCAAGCAAGACGGCAATGGCTACATATGGCTACCAAAGCCACCGGATGGGTACAAGGCCGTCGGCCATCTTGTCACGAGCTCGCCGGAGAAGCCGCCTCTAGACAAAGTCCGGTGCGTTCGGTCCGACTTCGCTGATGTTTGTGAAACCGATGGGTGGATCTGGGGACGAGATAAGTTCGACGTATATGGTCTCCAGCCAAGCAGTAGAGGAATTCAGGCGCAAGGGTTTTCTGCGGGAACATTCACAGCTCAAACTGGGTCCATTTCCTGCTTGAAGAACGCCAAGGGGAGTTCATCTTCAATGCCCAATCTAAACCAAATTCGAGCCTTGATCCAAGCTTACTCTCCATGGATTTACTTTCACCCTGATGAACAGTACCTACCCTCTTCAGTGAGCTGGTTCTTAAAAAATGGGGCTTTGTTGTACAAGAAAGGGGAAGAATTCAAGCCTGTTTCAATTGACCCACTTGGCTCGGACCTCCCCTTAAATGGATCAAGCGATGGGGCGTATTGGTTGGACCTTCCGGCGGACCCAGCGGCCAAGGAACAGGTCAAGAAAGGGAATTTACAAGATGCAGGAGTCTACTTACATGTGAAGCCGATGCTTGGAGCCACGTTCACCGACGTTGCGATATGGGTGTTCTACCCTTTCAACGGGGCGGCAAAGGCCAAGGTTAAGTTCATCAATGTTTCACTGGGGAAAATCGGCGAACATGTGGGGGACTGGGAGCATGTCACATTGAGAGTGAGCAATTTCGACGGCGAGCTGAAGAGCGTCTATTTCTCGCAGCACAACGGCGGGATGTGGCTGAGCGCATCTGAGCTCGAATTCCAAG GCGGTAACAAGCCGGTGACTTATGCGGCCCTGCACAGCCACGCTATATGCCCGAGGACGGGGGTTGTGGTGCTGGGGAACGGCGGGGTTGGGGTGAGGATGGAGGCCGGCAGGGGAAATTTGGTGATGGACACGGCGGCGAGGTTTGTGGCGGTGGGGGCGGAGCAGTTGGGGTCGGCGGTGGTTGAACCGCCATGGTTGAACTATGCGGGAGAGTGGGGTCCGAAGATCAGCTACGACATCGCGGAGGAGACCG